The DNA sequence ATTCCAGTTAATTTGAACAGATTCGTTGATGTAATAATTTATTTTATCAGTGTGGTCAAGCTTTATCAAGAGTCTATAGTGGGTCCAGCTTAATTCGTGACGCAATGCGTCACATATCGGAAATATATGATAGAAGGACCTCATATTTCTTAGGTTGCTTTCATCAAACCTCTTTCCAAATTCTAAGGTAAGCTTCTGTGAAAGTTTTTTAAGCGTATATTTTCCATATTCTGCACGTTCTTTTCCCTGTTGTTTGTCTTCAA is a window from the Chryseobacterium indologenes genome containing:
- a CDS encoding DUF1016 N-terminal domain-containing protein, which gives rise to MMEISEDSLFQSVKEIIRQSREKVFRIANSTLLLTYGQIGKLIVEDKQQGKERAEYGKYTLKKLSQKLTLEFGKRFDESNLRNMRSFYHIFPICDALRHELSWTHYRLLIKLDHTDKINYYINESVQINWNYRD